One genomic window of Trichlorobacter lovleyi includes the following:
- a CDS encoding ANTAR domain-containing response regulator yields MKTALNDRSRAATVLICSPDPVFQDHLMRLLEAIGGYRSAVSVGPAAAVQYALEQPPDLLICSHDPLRCDGVALAEALQGKVWVPVVLAAQLWTQELVKAAIAAGVAAFLTSFPAEAELRHALLEARIRLEHEDLLRNKLRDSEQRLADRKVIEKAKGLLMERERISEDAAFKLMRSQSMTRRISMTKLAEELLT; encoded by the coding sequence ATGAAGACAGCTCTCAATGATAGGAGCAGGGCTGCAACGGTGCTGATCTGCTCCCCTGATCCGGTCTTTCAGGATCACCTGATGCGACTGCTTGAGGCGATCGGCGGCTACCGTTCTGCCGTGTCTGTCGGCCCTGCAGCAGCGGTGCAATACGCGCTGGAACAGCCGCCGGATCTGCTGATCTGCAGCCATGATCCGCTCCGCTGCGATGGTGTTGCGTTGGCCGAGGCGCTGCAGGGCAAGGTCTGGGTACCGGTGGTACTGGCAGCACAGCTCTGGACGCAGGAGCTGGTAAAAGCGGCAATTGCTGCCGGTGTTGCTGCTTTTCTGACCAGTTTCCCTGCAGAGGCGGAGCTGAGGCATGCGCTGCTTGAGGCCCGTATCAGATTGGAGCATGAGGATCTGCTGCGGAATAAATTGCGGGATTCTGAACAACGGCTGGCAGACCGCAAGGTGATTGAAAAGGCAAAGGGACTCTTGATGGAACGTGAGCGGATCAGCGAGGATGCCGCCTTCAAGTTGATGCGCAGCCAGTCCATGACCCGCAGGATCAGTATGACCAAGCTGGCCGAAGAACTGCTTACATAA